CAGGATGGCTTTATCCAGCGGCATGTGTTCTTCCAGGTTTTTGCGGAATACCGAGATCAGAATTACCCCGTTCTGGATACAGACGCCGAACAATGCAATGAAACCGATACCTGCCGATATACTGAAGTTGATACCAGTAATATGCAGTGCCAAAATACCGCCAATGAGGGCGAAAGGCACGTTCATAATTACCAGCGTGGCATCTTTAACGTTACCGAAGGTGATGAACAGGATGAGGAAGATGACCAGCAAACAGATAGGCACTACGTGCGCCAGGGTGTTTGAGGCGCGGGTTTGGTTCTCAAACTCACCGGCCCAGGCAAACGAGTAGCCCTGATCAAGCTTAACGGCTTTGTTTACTTTGCTTTGTGCCTCGGCAATGGTGCTACCCAAATCGCGGCCGCGGACAGAGAATTTTACGGCGATGTAACGTGAGTTGTTATCACGGTAAATAAACGCCGGGCCGGTCAGCGTGCGGATATCAGCAATCTCTTTGATGGCAATTTTTGAACCGTTAAGGGTTGGTACCATCAGGTTCTCAATCTTATCCTGTGTATCGCGGAAATCTTTTTGGTAGCGGATGCGCACATCAAAACGGCGCTCGCCTTCGTAAAGTTCGGTAGCGGCTTTACCACCAATGGCCATTTCAATTACAGCGTTGGCATCGGCGGTAGACACACCATAAAGCGCCATCTTACGCTGATCAAGCTCGATACGGAATTCCGGCTGACCTAGGTTTCTCAGTACACCTAAATCATCTACGCCTTTAACGCCTTTCAGTACTTTCATTACGGCATCGGCTTTCTTGTCCAGCGTTTCAAAATCGGGACCGAAGATCTTAACAGCCAGGGCGGCGTTTACACCGGCAACGGCTTCTTCCACGTTATCACGAATAGGCTGTGAGTAGTTAAATACTGCTCCAGGGATTTTGCGTAACTGCTGATCCATCTGGTCTATCAGTTCATCCTCGGTTAAACCTTTGCGCCAGTCTTTTTTGTTTTTCAAATCCACCTGGATCTGCACGTCGAAGAATCCCTTAGGGTCGGTACCGTCATTAGTACGGCCCACCTGCGCCAGGGTTTGTTTCACCTCGGGGAACTTGTCCAGAATCTGCATCATCTTTTGGTTGATGCTTTCGGCCTCTGGCAGCGATACGCTCATTGGCAACTCGGCTTCAACCCAAAGGGCGCCCTCGTTCAGGTCGGGCAAAAACTCGGTACCCAGCAACTTGGCCGACATAAAAGTGAGGGCCATAAAGCCAACAGCTACTAATAAGCTCAATTTTTGGTTATGATAAGTGAAATTGAACATGCGGCGCACGCCGTTTTCAAAGAAAATTACCACAGGGTTGTGTTTCTCCTTCACGTTCTTCCGCAGCAGAATGCTCGATAGGGCCGGTACCAGTGTCAGCGTAAAGATTAACGCCCCCAGCAGCGCAAAGCCCAGCGTGTAGGCCAGCGGCGAGAACATTTTACCTTCTACCTTCTGGAAAGCGAAGATCGGCATCAAACAGGTTAGGATGATGAGCTTGGAGAAGAAAATGGCTTTCCCCATCTCTGTACCCACGTTTTTAAATAACCCTAGCTTGGCTAGTTTGTTAAATTTCTCCATCCCTACCTCACGCGCCCGGTGATCAAGCGCTACAAAGATGCCCTCAACCATTACCACGGCACCGTCTATAATGATACCAAAATCCACGGCACCCATACTGAGCAGGTTGGCACTCATGCCCTTAATGCGCATACAGATAAACGCAAACAGCAGCGAGAGCGGGATGATGATAGCAACCGTTACGGTAGTGCGCCAGTCGGCCATGAAGAGGAATACAATTACCGTTACCAGGATGATACCCTCACAAAGGTTATGGATCACCGTTTCGGTACAGAAATCCATCAGGTTGGTACGATCGTAGAAAGTATCAATCTTAACATCTTTGGGCAGTATGTTATCATTCAGGTCTTTCACCTTGGCGCGTACGCGATCCAGCACCTCGGCCGGGTTTTCGCCTTTACGCATTACAATGATGCCTTCAATTACGTCTTTCTTCTTGTCGCGGCTCACCTGCCCCAGTCGCGGCAGACCGGCTTCGTGCACATCGGCCACATCTTTGGCCAGAATAGGCACGTTGTTAACGTTCTTGATGATGACGTTCTTCAGCTCATCAACGTTATTAATCACACCGATGCCACGTACTACATAAGCCTGGTCGTTCTTTTCAATTACATCGCCGCCCACGTTAATGTTACTGCGGTTAAGGGCGTTGAAAACATCCAGCGATGTTAGTTCATACTTGCGCAGCAGGGCAGGGTTAACGCTAACCTCGTAGCTTTTCTCTTCGCCGCCAAAGCTGTTTACGTCGGCCACGCCGGGTACGGCTTTAAACTGACGGTCAAGCACCCAATCCTGAATAGCTGTTAGCTCATGCAGGGATGCGGTTTTACTTTTGAGCGTGTAACGATAGATCTCACCTGTTGGCCCGTATGGCGGCTCAATCTCAGGTTTCACACCGTCAGGTAAATCGGCATTGGCCAGACGGCTCAGCACCTGCTGGCGGGCAAAGGCATCATCCACATCGTCATCAAAAATAATACGGGTGTATGATAGGCCGAAGGCCGACGTGGTACGCAGGTTTGATTTTTTCTGCACCGAGTTGAGCACCGTCTCTATAGGGATGGTGATGAATTTCTCCACCTCCTCTGCACTGCGGCCGGGCCACTGGGCGATGATAATGATCTGCGTATTGGTTACGTCAGGAAAGGTTTCAATAGGGGTATTGCTGTAGCTCCAGATCCCGAGCAGCACCATAATCCCCGTCAAAAAAAAGACGAAGTACCGGTGTCTGAGCGAGAAGTGGATGATATTTTTAATCAATTTATCCATTGTAGTGAATAGTGAGTTGTGAATGGTGAGTAGTTGCCTTTGATTTGTGAGTAGTTACTTGTGAGTTGTTTGTGAGTGTATCGATTTCTTAACCACTCACTACTCACTATTCACCACTCACTAAAAAAATCAATCACCCGTTAACGCATCGTACAGTAACAGTCCGTTTTTAGAGATCACTTTATCGCCGGGGTTAAGGCCGCTGCCGATGTAAGAGACATCGTCTACGGTTTTGATCACGTTCACTTCGCGCACTTTCAGGTCGCACTTGCTGTTGTAAACTACCACATAGTTTTTGCTGCTATCAAAAATGATGGCTTTGGCCGGTACAGATACCGCCTGGGCATTCTCGTTATTGGTAATGACCACGTTGGTGAACATCTCCGGTTTCAGCAGCATATCTGGATTTGGCAGGGCAATTTTGATTTTCAATACTTTGTTATCGGGATCAAGTACCGAGCTGATCTCGTTTACTTTGCCCATAAACACTTTGCCCGGGTAAGCAAGGGTGGTTACCTTGGCGGTATAGCCCACTTTTACTTTGCTGATATCGCTCTCGAACACGTTGGCCCAGATCCACACATCTTTCATATTGCTGATGGTGAACATGCTGCCGCTATTGTCTTGACGGATAAAGCTACCTGCGGTAATGTTTTTCTCTACAATGTAACCGCTCTCCGGCGCCTTGATTACCAACTGACCGCTCTCGCTGGTGTTGCCACCGCCGTTAATAGCAATCTGGTCGCGCACTTTGCGGTTGGCAGCTACGGCTTTGTTATAGTTTTCTTTAGCCTCGGTATACTCACGTTCGCTGCTGATGCCGTTTTTGTAAAGATATTCGGCCTGG
This region of Mucilaginibacter yixingensis genomic DNA includes:
- a CDS encoding efflux RND transporter permease subunit — encoded protein: MDKLIKNIIHFSLRHRYFVFFLTGIMVLLGIWSYSNTPIETFPDVTNTQIIIIAQWPGRSAEEVEKFITIPIETVLNSVQKKSNLRTTSAFGLSYTRIIFDDDVDDAFARQQVLSRLANADLPDGVKPEIEPPYGPTGEIYRYTLKSKTASLHELTAIQDWVLDRQFKAVPGVADVNSFGGEEKSYEVSVNPALLRKYELTSLDVFNALNRSNINVGGDVIEKNDQAYVVRGIGVINNVDELKNVIIKNVNNVPILAKDVADVHEAGLPRLGQVSRDKKKDVIEGIIVMRKGENPAEVLDRVRAKVKDLNDNILPKDVKIDTFYDRTNLMDFCTETVIHNLCEGIILVTVIVFLFMADWRTTVTVAIIIPLSLLFAFICMRIKGMSANLLSMGAVDFGIIIDGAVVMVEGIFVALDHRAREVGMEKFNKLAKLGLFKNVGTEMGKAIFFSKLIILTCLMPIFAFQKVEGKMFSPLAYTLGFALLGALIFTLTLVPALSSILLRKNVKEKHNPVVIFFENGVRRMFNFTYHNQKLSLLVAVGFMALTFMSAKLLGTEFLPDLNEGALWVEAELPMSVSLPEAESINQKMMQILDKFPEVKQTLAQVGRTNDGTDPKGFFDVQIQVDLKNKKDWRKGLTEDELIDQMDQQLRKIPGAVFNYSQPIRDNVEEAVAGVNAALAVKIFGPDFETLDKKADAVMKVLKGVKGVDDLGVLRNLGQPEFRIELDQRKMALYGVSTADANAVIEMAIGGKAATELYEGERRFDVRIRYQKDFRDTQDKIENLMVPTLNGSKIAIKEIADIRTLTGPAFIYRDNNSRYIAVKFSVRGRDLGSTIAEAQSKVNKAVKLDQGYSFAWAGEFENQTRASNTLAHVVPICLLVIFLILFITFGNVKDATLVIMNVPFALIGGILALHITGINFSISAGIGFIALFGVCIQNGVILISVFRKNLEEHMPLDKAILDGVVSRVRPVVMTALMAAIGLMPAAISTGIGSETQKPLAIVVIGGLVTSTILTLLILPVIYAMVYKLIHRRENRKLLKKIGAVS
- a CDS encoding efflux RND transporter periplasmic adaptor subunit encodes the protein MKKVMFLAAAAAIASLSACHEKKQQDTESKDVCISDSLSKMITIDTAKTTTMKDELTLSGEVSNDDNNVVKVFPFSSGQVIAVKVSLGDKVSKGQTLAVMRSADVAGNYTDLSSTQSDVSVAKRQLDQAEYLYKNGISSEREYTEAKENYNKAVAANRKVRDQIAINGGGNTSESGQLVIKAPESGYIVEKNITAGSFIRQDNSGSMFTISNMKDVWIWANVFESDISKVKVGYTAKVTTLAYPGKVFMGKVNEISSVLDPDNKVLKIKIALPNPDMLLKPEMFTNVVITNNENAQAVSVPAKAIIFDSSKNYVVVYNSKCDLKVREVNVIKTVDDVSYIGSGLNPGDKVISKNGLLLYDALTGD